One window of Ralstonia pickettii DTP0602 genomic DNA carries:
- a CDS encoding DNA topoisomerase IV subunit B (decatenates newly replicated chromosomal DNA and relaxes positive and negative DNA supercoiling~K02622: parE; topoisomerase IV subunit B [EC:5.99.1.-]), with product MASKTSQYSESSIRVLKGLEPVKQRPGMYTRTDNPLHIVQEVIDNASDEALGGHGSEILVTLHRDGSVSVEDDGRGIPVGIHPEEGVPVVEIVFTRLHAGGKFDKGKGGAYAFSGGLHGVGVSVTNALSTQLDVTVWRDGMCSTLTFSGGDVTVPLASRKFERGEKKNGTRVQVWPDAKYFDSAAIPLAELQRLLRSKAVLLPGVKVTLVTEKTGERQTWQYDQGLKGYLVEALAQGSGAELVIPMFEGEHFADPDANPGEEGFADGEGASWVVAWTEDGAPVRESYVNLIPTPAGGTHESGLREGLFQAVKSFIEMHALQPKGVKLMSEDVFARASFVLSAKVLDPQFQGQIKERLNSRDAVRLVSTFSRPALELWLNHHVEYGKKLAELVIRQAQARTRAAQKVEKKKGSGVAVLPGKLTDCESTDVTRNELFLVEGDSAGGSAKMGRDKEFQAILPLRGKVLNTWETERDRLFANNEVHDIAVAIGVDPHGTNDEPDLSNLRYGKICILSDADVDGAHIQVLLLTLFFRHFPKLIETGNVCVARPPLFRVDAPARGKKPAQKLYALDEGELLAIQDKLLKDGVKENSWQISRFKGLGEMSAEQLWETTMNPDTRRLLPVMLGEYDLPQTVEMMNMLMGKGEAAQRRSWLEEKGNEVEADI from the coding sequence ATGGCGAGCAAAACCAGTCAGTACAGCGAATCCTCCATCCGGGTCCTGAAGGGCCTGGAGCCGGTCAAGCAGCGCCCCGGCATGTACACCCGGACCGACAACCCCCTGCATATCGTGCAGGAGGTGATCGACAACGCCTCGGACGAGGCCCTGGGCGGCCACGGCTCCGAGATCCTGGTGACCCTGCATCGCGACGGCAGCGTCAGCGTGGAGGACGACGGCCGCGGCATCCCGGTGGGCATCCACCCGGAAGAAGGCGTGCCGGTGGTCGAGATCGTCTTTACCCGGCTGCACGCCGGCGGCAAGTTCGACAAGGGCAAGGGCGGCGCCTATGCCTTCTCGGGCGGGCTGCACGGCGTGGGCGTGTCGGTGACCAATGCCCTCTCGACGCAGTTGGACGTGACCGTCTGGCGCGACGGCATGTGTTCCACGTTGACCTTCTCCGGCGGCGACGTGACCGTGCCGCTGGCCTCGCGCAAGTTCGAGCGTGGTGAGAAAAAGAACGGCACCCGCGTGCAGGTGTGGCCGGACGCCAAGTATTTCGACTCGGCCGCGATCCCGCTGGCGGAGCTGCAGCGCCTGCTGCGCAGCAAGGCCGTGCTGCTGCCCGGCGTCAAGGTGACGCTGGTGACCGAGAAAACCGGCGAGCGCCAGACCTGGCAGTACGACCAGGGCCTGAAGGGCTACCTGGTCGAGGCGCTGGCGCAAGGCAGCGGCGCGGAACTGGTGATTCCGATGTTCGAGGGCGAGCACTTCGCCGACCCCGACGCCAATCCCGGCGAAGAAGGCTTTGCCGACGGTGAAGGCGCGTCGTGGGTGGTGGCCTGGACCGAAGACGGCGCGCCGGTGCGCGAGTCCTACGTCAACCTGATCCCCACGCCTGCCGGCGGCACGCATGAATCCGGCCTGCGCGAAGGCCTGTTCCAGGCGGTCAAGAGCTTTATCGAGATGCATGCGCTGCAGCCCAAGGGCGTCAAGCTGATGAGCGAGGACGTGTTCGCGCGCGCCTCGTTCGTGCTGTCGGCCAAGGTGCTGGATCCGCAGTTCCAGGGCCAGATCAAGGAGCGCCTGAACAGCCGCGACGCGGTGCGGCTGGTGTCCACCTTCAGCCGCCCGGCGCTGGAGCTGTGGCTGAACCACCATGTCGAGTACGGCAAGAAGCTGGCCGAGCTGGTGATCCGCCAGGCCCAGGCCCGCACGCGTGCGGCACAGAAGGTCGAGAAGAAGAAGGGCTCCGGCGTGGCCGTGCTGCCCGGCAAACTGACCGACTGCGAGTCCACCGACGTGACCCGCAACGAACTCTTCCTGGTCGAGGGCGACTCCGCCGGCGGCTCGGCCAAGATGGGCCGCGACAAGGAGTTCCAGGCCATCCTGCCGCTGCGCGGCAAGGTGCTCAACACCTGGGAAACCGAGCGCGACCGCCTCTTTGCCAACAACGAGGTGCATGACATCGCGGTGGCGATCGGCGTGGACCCGCACGGCACCAACGACGAGCCCGACCTGTCCAACCTGCGCTACGGCAAGATCTGCATCCTGTCCGACGCGGACGTGGACGGCGCGCATATCCAGGTGCTGCTGCTGACGCTGTTCTTCCGCCACTTTCCCAAGCTGATCGAGACCGGCAACGTCTGTGTGGCGCGTCCGCCGCTATTCCGCGTCGACGCACCGGCGCGCGGCAAGAAGCCCGCGCAGAAGCTGTACGCGCTGGACGAAGGCGAGCTGTTGGCCATCCAGGACAAGCTGCTCAAGGACGGCGTCAAGGAAAACTCGTGGCAGATTTCCCGCTTCAAGGGCCTGGGCGAAATGAGCGCCGAGCAGCTCTGGGAAACCACCATGAACCCCGACACGCGGCGCCTGCTGCCCGTGATGCTGGGCGAATATGACCTGCCGCAGACCGTCGAGATGATGAATATGCTGATGGGCAAGGGCGAGGCAGCGCAGCGCCGCAGCTGGCTGGAAGAGAAGGGCAACGAGGTCGAGGCCGATATCTGA
- a CDS encoding MFS transporter, translated as MQNRQLSLTTVLVCGGLLVTLSMGIRHGFGLFNLPITQAHGWNRETFAFALALQNLMWGASQPFAGALADKFGALRIMLIGVALYVAGLVVMALATSGTAFATGAGVMIGIAQSGTTYSIVYGVIGRVASPEKRVWAMGIAAAAGSFGQFLMIPVEQGLISGMGWQNALYVMALMACVMLPLALTLREPREAGHAGGHHQTIGQAVHEAFGNRNFQLLTLGYFVCGFQVVFIGVHLAPYLKDQGLVDPKVAVVALALIGLFNVFGTYTAGAIGQRLPKRYLLAFIYLARSVVIAGYLLLPLTVASTWVFAALMGFLWLSTVPLTNGIIAQVFGVKYLSMLSGVVFFSHQIGSFLGAWLGGFLYDRTGGYNTVWLISIALGVMAALVNLPIREQALVRAQPAAA; from the coding sequence ATGCAAAACCGACAACTCTCCCTGACCACCGTGCTGGTGTGCGGCGGCCTGCTCGTCACCCTGTCGATGGGTATCCGGCACGGCTTCGGCCTATTCAACCTGCCGATCACGCAGGCCCACGGCTGGAACCGCGAGACCTTCGCCTTCGCGCTGGCGCTGCAGAACCTGATGTGGGGCGCCAGCCAGCCCTTTGCCGGCGCACTCGCCGACAAGTTCGGCGCGCTGCGCATCATGCTGATCGGGGTGGCGCTGTACGTGGCCGGCCTGGTGGTGATGGCGCTGGCCACCAGCGGCACCGCCTTCGCCACCGGCGCCGGCGTGATGATCGGCATCGCGCAGTCAGGTACCACCTACAGCATCGTCTACGGCGTGATCGGCCGCGTGGCCAGCCCCGAGAAACGCGTGTGGGCGATGGGCATTGCCGCCGCCGCGGGCTCGTTCGGGCAGTTCCTGATGATCCCGGTGGAACAGGGACTGATCTCCGGCATGGGCTGGCAGAACGCGCTGTACGTGATGGCTTTGATGGCCTGTGTAATGCTGCCGCTGGCGCTGACGCTGCGCGAGCCGCGCGAGGCGGGCCACGCCGGCGGCCACCACCAGACCATCGGCCAGGCCGTCCACGAAGCCTTCGGCAACCGCAACTTCCAGCTGCTGACGCTGGGCTATTTCGTGTGCGGCTTCCAGGTAGTGTTTATCGGCGTGCACCTGGCGCCGTACCTGAAGGACCAGGGCCTGGTCGACCCGAAAGTCGCCGTCGTGGCGCTGGCGCTGATCGGGCTGTTCAACGTGTTCGGCACCTATACCGCCGGCGCGATCGGCCAGCGCCTGCCCAAGCGCTACCTGCTGGCGTTCATCTACCTGGCGCGCTCGGTGGTGATCGCCGGCTACCTGCTGCTGCCGCTGACGGTGGCCAGTACCTGGGTGTTCGCGGCGCTGATGGGCTTCCTGTGGCTGTCGACCGTGCCGCTGACCAACGGCATCATCGCCCAGGTGTTCGGCGTGAAATACCTGTCGATGCTGTCCGGGGTGGTGTTCTTCTCGCACCAGATCGGCAGCTTCCTGGGCGCCTGGCTGGGCGGCTTCCTCTATGACCGCACCGGTGGCTACAACACGGTGTGGCTGATTTCCATCGCGCTGGGCGTGATGGCCGCGCTGGTGAACCTGCCGATCCGCGAGCAGGCGCTGGTGCGCGCGCAGCCGGCGGCGGCATGA